One window of the Trifolium pratense cultivar HEN17-A07 linkage group LG2, ARS_RC_1.1, whole genome shotgun sequence genome contains the following:
- the LOC123906689 gene encoding mediator of RNA polymerase II transcription subunit 33B-like isoform X1, whose protein sequence is MVSWERVIEITKWSQEKKTEAVVWSIEVSSCLNTAGVSLPSVELAHRLVTHICWENNVPATWKYLEKAMEVRMVPPFLVLALLSTKVVPNRHPVLHPAAYSLYLHLLNRHAFSLSSLVNSPNYPSLMNSIHHVLSLSQLYDDYHHDVPSHPHPGVALVQFLFTLVWQLLQASLQDEGLLQRHKSLLFVDPGLDLTIEKLDNPHHLHAKNTATAIQFIARFLHHKLTSRILSLVQRNMSTHWGAFVDELEQLAANSLILRSLKHLSPESFFPLNLKSNWPMSCEPNNNKNNKKNMKLSSMLAASASASAVQSHNDSSLWLPIDLILEDAMDAHHVMAATIELLTGLVKALQAINGTAWHNTFLGLWIAALRLVQRERDPSEGPVPRLDTCLCMLLCITTLVVTNLIEEEEGELIEEAERSPTNQRKDKPAMGKRRGELVTSLQLLGDYQDLLNPPQPVIWVANQAAAKAIMFVSGHSGYLEYMNVNDLPTNCSGNLWHLIIEACIARHLIDTSAYFWPGYVGAPCNQLPRSIPNHLPSWSSLMQGSPLTPPLVNALVATPASSLAEIEKIFEFAINGSDEEKISAATVLCGASLVRGWNVQVISLSHNMKTLSGSFLSFHDYNDCLCLQEHVVFFIIKLLSPPVPTKYSGTENHLISYAPFLNVLLVGISPVDSVHIFSLHGAVPILAAALMPICEAFGSCVPSVSWTSATGEKLSYHAVFSNAFVLLLRLWRFNHPPVEHVMGGAATPALGLQLGPEYLLLVRNSLFASFGKSPRDRIKSRRISKMISFSSEPVFMDSFPKLSTWYQQHQECLASTQCALVPGGSVLQIVDALLSMMCKKINKSAQSLTSTTSGNSNSSGSSLDDALVKLKVPAWDILEAAPFVLDAALTACAHGRLSPRELATGLKDIADFLPASLATIVSYLSAEVTRGVWKPAFMNGTDWPSPAANLSIVEQQIKKILAATGVDVPSLAIDGNAPATLPLPLAAFLSLTITYKLDKSSERFLVLIGPSLINLSAGCPWPCMPIVGSLWAQKVKRWSDFFVFSASGTVFHHSRDAVVQLLKSCFMSTLGLGSSCIYNNGGVGALLGHGFGSHFLGGISPVAPGILYLRVYRSIRDAMFLTEEIVSLLMLLVRDIASGGLPNGEAHKLKKTKYGMRYGQVSLAASMTRVKHAALLGASFLWISGGTSLIQSLITETLPSWFLSAQGVEQEAGESGVVVAILRGYALACFAVLSGTFAWGIDSSSTASKRRPKVIGIHLEFLANALDGKISLRCDCATWRAYVSGFMSLMVSCTPLWIEELDVGMLKRVSMGLRQLNEDDLALQLLEIRGASLMGEVAEMISQNGF, encoded by the exons ATGGTATCGTGGGAGCGGGTAATAGAGATAACAAAGTGGTCACAAGAGAAGAAGACGGAGGCTGTTGTATGGTCGATTGAGGTGAGCTCATGTCTGAACACGGCGGGTGTGTCGTTACCGTCGGTGGAGCTGGCACACCGTCTGGTAACTCACATATGTTGGGAAAATAACGTGCCGGCGACATGGAAATACCTCGAGAAAGCGATGGAAGTGAGAATGGTACCTCCTTTCCTGGTCCTTGCTCTTCTATCCACCAAAGTAGTTCCCAACAGACATCCAGTTCTCCACCCCGCCGCTTACTCTCTATACCTACACCTCCTCAACAGACACgcattctctctctcttctctagTCAATTCACCTAACTATCCCTCTCTTATGAATTCCATTCACCACGTTCTTAGTCTTTCACAACTTTATGATGATTATCATCATGATGTTCCTTCTCACCCTCACCCTGGCGTTGCTCTAGTTCAATTTCTTTTCACTCTTGTCTGGCAGTTACTCCAAGCATCCTTACAAGACGAAGGCTTACTCCAACGCCACAAATCCTTATTATTCGTCGATCCCGGTCTCGATCTCACTATTGAAAAATTGGATAACCCCCACCACCTGCACGCTAAAAATACCGCAACCGCAATTCAATTCATTGCGCGCTTTCTTCATCACAAACTCACTTCAAGGATCCTCTCCTTAGTTCAACGAAACAT gtCAACGCATTGGGGAGCTTTCGTTGATGAACTTGAGCAGCTTGCGGCAAACTCCTTGATTTTGAGGAGCTTGAAACATTTATCTCCAGAGTCATTTTTTCCTTTGAATTTAAAATCGAACTGGCCTATGTCTTGTGaacctaataataataagaataataagAAGAACATGAAGCTGAGTTCAATGTTGGCTGCAAGTGCTAGTGCAAGTGCGGTCCAATCTCATAATGATAGTTCACTTTGGCTTCCCATTGATCTAATACTGGAGGATGCAATGGATGCTCATCATGTCATGGCTGCCACTATTGAACTTCTTACTG GGTTGGTGAAGGCTTTACAAGCTATTAATGGTACTGCATGGCACAATACATTTTTAGGTTTATGGATTGCTGCACTGCGACTGGTTCAACGG GAGAGGGATCCTAGTGAGGGTCCTGTACCTCGCCTTGATACCTGCTTGTGTATGTTATTGTGCATTACAACCCTTGTGGTTACTAATCTTATTGAAGAAGAGGAAGGTGAACTGATTGAAGAAGCCGAGCGTAGCCCTACGAATCAAAGGAAGGACAAGCCGGCTATGGGAAAGCGTCGTGGGGAATTGGTTACAAGTTTACAGTTATTGGGTGACTATCAGGATTTACTCAATCCACCTCAACCTGTTATTTGGGTAGCTAATCAGGCTGCTGCCAAGGCTATCATGTTTGTATCGGGACATAGTGGATACTTGGAATATATGAATGTGAATGACTTGCCCACAAACTGCT CTGGTAACCTATGGCATCTGATTATTGAGGCTTGTATTGCGAGACATCTGATTGATACCTCAGCTTATTTTTGGCCTGGTTATGTGGGTGCACCTTGCAATCAACTACCTCGTAGTATTCCTAACCATTTGCCTAGTTGGTCATCATTGATGCAGGGTTCACCATTAACTCCTCCATTGGTTAATGCCTTAGTCGCAACTCCTGCTTCCAG CTTAGCAGAGATTGAgaaaatttttgaatttgcaaTCAATGGCTCAGATGAAGAAAAGATATCTGCAGCTACCGTTCTTTGTGGGGCATCTCTAGTACGTGGGTGGAATGTGCAGGTGATCTCACTTTCTCATAATATGAAAACCTTGTCTGGCTCATTTCTTTCCTTTCATGATTATAATGACTGTCTTTGTTTGCAGGAACACGTCGTTTTTTTCATCATAAAATTGCTTTCTCCTCCGGTTCCTACTAAATACTCTGGGACTGAAAACCATTTGATTAGCTATGCTCCATTTTTGAATGTCCTTCTAGTTGGAATTTCACCTGTAGATAGTGTTCACATTTTCTCCCTACATGGTGCG GTTCCAATACTTGCTGCTGCACTAATGCCAATATGTGAGGCTTTTGGATCATGTGTTCCTAGTGTTTCATGGACTTCTGCAACTGGTGAAAAGCTCTCTTATCATGCAGTGTTCTCTAATGCATTTGTTCTCCTGCTGAGATTATGGCGGTTTAATCATCCACCTGTTGAACATGTGATGGGAGGTGCAGCAACTCCAGCATTAGGATTACAGTTAGGTCCTGAGTACCTTTTATTGGTTCGGAATAGTCTGTTTGCATCCTTTGGGAAATCACCAAGAGATAGAATAAAAAGCAGAAGAATTTCAAAAATGATAAGTTTTTCTTCAGAGCCTGTATTTATGGATTCCTTTCCAAAATTGAGCACGTGGTATCAGCAACATCAAGAATGTCTTGCATCAACTCAATGTGCTCTTGTTCCTGGAGGGTCTGTTCTTCAGATTGTTGATGCACTCCTAAGCATGATGtgcaagaaaataaataaaagtgctCAATCATTGACATCTACAACTTCAGGAAACAGCAACTCTTCTGGTTCTTCATTGGACGACGCTTTGGTGAAACTCAAAGTGCCAGCATGGGATATCCTTGAAGCAGCTCCATTTGTTCTTGATGCTGCACTTACAGCTTGTGCTCACGGAAGACTCAGTCCCCGTGAACTGGCTACAG GTCTAAAAGATATTGCTGATTTTCTTCCGGCATCTTTGGCAACCATTGTAAGCTATTTATCAGCTGAAGTAACACGTGGTGTATGGAAACCAGCCTTTATGAATGGAACCGATTGGCCCAGTCCTGCTGCTAATTTATCCATTGTCGAGcaacaaatcaaaaaaattcTGGCAGCCACGGGTGTTGATGTTCCAAGCCTCGCAATAG ATGGGAATGCTCCAGCTACACTTCCTTTGCCTTTGGCGGCTTTTCTAAGTCTTACAATAACCTACAAACTTGATAAATCTTCTGAGCGCTTTCTTGTTTTGATTGGCCCTTCTTTGATCAACCTTTCTGCTGGTTGCCCCTGGCCTTGCATGCCCATTGTAGGTTCTTTGTGGGCTCAGAAGGTGAAGCGTTGGAGTGACTTTTTTGTATTCTCTGCTTCTGGAACTGTCTTCCACCATAGCAGGGATGCTGTAGTTCAGCTCCTAAAAAGTTGCTTTATGTCTACTCTTGGACTTGGTTCTTCCTGTATTTATAACAATGGTGGTGTTGGTGCCCTCCTTGGTCATGGATTTGGTTCTCACTTCTTAGGAGGGATCTCTCCAGTTGCTCCTGGAATTCTCTACTTGCGAGTTTACAGGTCTATTAGAGATGCTATGTTCTTGACAGAAGAAATTGTATCTCTTCTAATGCTTTTGGTTAGAGATATAGCAAGTGGTGGGTTGCCCAACGGTGAAGCGCACAAGCTAAAGAAGACTAAATATGGAATGAGATATGGACAGGTTTCTCTTGCTGCATCGATGACACGTGTCAAGCATGCTGCCCTTCTTGGGGCTTCTTTTCTTTGGATATCTGGTGGCACAAGTTTGATTCAATCTTTGATAACAGAAACTCTACCTTCATGGTTTTTATCGGCCCAAGGGGTGGAGCAGGAAGCGGGAGAATCTGGGGTTGTGGTTGCCATTCTTAGAGGTTATGCTCTGGCATGTTTTGCTGTACTTAGTGGGACATTTGCTTGGGGTATTGACTCTTCATCAACAGCATCTAAACGACGACCAAAGGTTATTGGGATTCATCTAGAATTTCTTGCAAATGCTCTAGATGGGAAAATATCACTTCGTTGTGATTGTGCAACTTGGCGTGCCTATGTGTCCGGGTTTATGAGCTTGATGGTGAGTTGCACGCCACTATGGATCGAGGAACTCGATGTAGGCATGTTGAAGAGAGTGAGCATGGGATTAAGACAGTTGAATGAAGACGACTTGGCTCTGCAATTATTAGAAATCAGAGGGGCAAGCCTCATGGGTGAGGTAGCTGAAATGATAAGCCAAAATGGATTTTAA